One window of Triticum dicoccoides isolate Atlit2015 ecotype Zavitan chromosome 5A, WEW_v2.0, whole genome shotgun sequence genomic DNA carries:
- the LOC119300919 gene encoding transmembrane protein 230-like produces the protein MAARRNIPYSVLPTEDRDEDNVDRRFTYTPKSLRRIPWKSIALALFLLFLGSSLLFLSYFISTGHMEGDSSQVYGLLFLGILAFLPGFYETRVAYYSWRGAPGFTFAAIPDY, from the exons ATGGCGGCCAGACGGAACATTCCTTATTCTGTTCTTCCTACGGAGGACAGGGATGAAGACAATGTTGACCGCCGGTTCACATACACTCCAAAATCCTTGAGGAGGATCCCGTGGAAGTCGATTGCCCTAGCATTGTTCCTCCTCTTCCTGGGAAGCTCTCTTCTCTTCCTTTCGTACTTTATATCCACAGGTCACATGGAGGGTGATAGCTCTCAGGTGTATGGTCTATTGTTCCTGGGCATCCTTGCCTTTCTTCCTG GATTTTATGAGACCCGAGTTGCATACTATTCATGGAGAGGAGCACCAGGGTTCACCTTTGCGGCCATTCCAGACTATTAG
- the LOC119300920 gene encoding vacuolar protein sorting-associated protein 32 homolog 2-like has translation MLKKLISKTKSKKKKEAASSSLPTLDRLHETLEMLEKKERLLQKKSSAEIEKAKDYTKAKNKNAAIQCLKKKKLYETQIEQLSNFQLRVHDQIIMLENAKATTDTVDALRSGSSAVKAIQQSLSIDDIENAIEEANEHTENMKQIQDALATPFGASAEFDEDELEAELEDLEEEELDLELPEPPRGTRVAPSALAASSSRLAASDFAELTKLQAEMAI, from the exons ATGCTGAAGAAACTGATATCGAagaccaagagcaagaagaagaaggaggctgcCTCTTCTTCCCTCCCCACCTTGGATCGACTACATGAG ACCCTAGAAATGCTGGAGAAGAAAGAGCGTTTGCTTCAGAAAAAGTCTTCCGCGGAAATAGAAAAGGCTAAGGACTATACAAAGGCAAAGAATAAGAATG CTGCGATTCAGTGTTTAAAGAAAAAGAAGTTGTATGAAACACAGATTGAGCAGCTATCAAATTTTCAGTTGCGAGTTCATGATCAG ATTATAATGCTTGAAAATGCAAAGGCAACAACTGACACTGTTGATGCTTTGCGCTCTGGGTCATCTGCTGTCAAAGCTATTCAACAGTCCCT GAGTATCGATGACATTGAGAATGCAATCGAAGAGGCGAACGAACATACAGAAAATATGAAACAGATACAGGACGCACTTGCTACACCATTCGGTGCTTCGGCTGAATTTGACGAG GACGAGTTAGAGGCGGAACTGGAAGACCTCGAGGAGGAAGAACTGGACCTGGAGCTGCCTGAACCGCCTCGGGGGACACGCGTGGCGCCATCAGCGTTGGCGGCGAGTTCTTCTCGACTGGCGGCCAGCGATTTCGCTGAACTGACCAAACTTCAGGCAGAGATGGCGATTTAG